One Phaseolus vulgaris cultivar G19833 chromosome 4, P. vulgaris v2.0, whole genome shotgun sequence DNA window includes the following coding sequences:
- the LOC137837765 gene encoding alkylated DNA repair protein ALKBH6 homolog isoform X1, with translation MEEKENLGQYKVGSLPTLFYVPDFITDSDQSLLLNNIYEAPASKWKMLKNRRLQNWGGVVHEKGLLPQVLPPWLTNLTQKIYDESALFPSPMNHVLINEYQPNQGIMPHQDGPAYFPVVAILSLGSPVVMDFTPHARFKQDSQDDIDKDSDLEIGKDKWLDDHHPFTVLLMPRSLLIFKDKAYSDYLHGIQDCMLHCYNGAVNETQALKHKESDGDFFNSEDALDTIGKEEYKNISRTANRVSLTCRLVPKVHKKLFRF, from the exons ATGGAGGAAAAAGAGAATTTGGGTCAGTACAAAGTTGGGTCTTTGCCTACTCTGTTTTACGTTCCTGACTTTATCACAGACAGTGACCAAAGCCTTCTTCTCAACAAC ATATATGAAGCCCCTGCATCAAAGTGGAAGATGTTGAAGAATAGAAGGCTACAGAATTGGG GTGGTGTTGTCCACGAAAAGGGCCTTCTACCTCAAGTTT TGCCTCCATGGTTAACAAATCTCACACAAAAAATATATGACGAATCCGCGCTATTCCCATCACCAATGAACCATGTTCTTATCAATGAATACCAGCCTAATCAAGGCATAATG cCACATCAAGATGGACCTGCCTATTTTCCAGTGGTAGCCATTCTATCACTTGGGTCTCCTGTTGTCATGGACTTCACTCCCCATGCAAGATTCAAACAAGATTCCCAAGATGATATTGACAAAGATTCTGATCTTGAGATTGGGAAAGATAAGTGGCTTGATGATCACCACCCTTTCACTGTTTTATTGATGCCTCGCAGTTTACTGATATTCAAGGACAAAGCATACTCAG ATTACTTACATGGTATACAAGATTGCATGCTGCATTGCTACAATGGG GCTGTAAATGAAACTCAAGCACTGAAACACAAGGAATCAGATGGAGACTTCTTTAACTCAGAGGATGCATTGGATACAATAGGAAAGGAAGAGTATAAGAATATATCAAGAACAGCCAATAGAGTTTCATTGACATGTCGATTGGTTCCCAAGGTTCACAAAAAATTGTTTAGGTTTTGA
- the LOC137837766 gene encoding uncharacterized protein, producing MAHKILFRPTLVLTLTFHKTPFSVSYHPFRRSQQQPFSFLNTHPTARTTNNTHTHLWCSNFSTTTTTEGSEKCYLYLTDEDLMRQCEMGTFKSSGPGGQHRNKRESAVRLKHLPTGIIAQASEDRSQHKNRASALSRLRSLIALKVRKTVDLDPYSPPRELLQILPPKSSIRGSDCGPQIGPNNPRFALGMQALLDLVFAVEGSVSDAAKYLGLSTGALSRLILSDDSLRKEVNDLRASKGMKPLK from the exons ATGGCACACAAAATCCTCTTCAGACCAACTTTGGTTCTCACTCTCACATTCCACAAAACGCCGTTTTCAGTTTCATACCATCCATTTCGCCGCTCACAACAAcaacccttttcctttctcaACACTCACCCAACTGCAAGAACAACCAACAACACTCACACCCACTTATGGTGCTCTAATTTCAGCACCACCACCACAACTGAGGGTTCAGAAAAATGTTACCTTTACCTCACGGACGAGGATTTGATGCGGCAGTGCGAGATGGGCACCTTCAAGTCCTCAGGACCAGGTGGTCAGCACCGTAACAAGCGTGAGTCCGCCGTGCGCCTCAAACACCTTCCCACAGGAATCATTGCTCAG GCTTCAGAAGACCGCTCCCAGCACAAGAACCGCGCTTCTGCGCTGAGTCGCCTTCGCTCTCTTATAGCTCTCAAAG TCAGGAAAACAGTGGATCTTGATCCTTATTCACCGCCTCGAGAACTTCTTCAGATACTTCCTCCCAAATCATCAATTAGAGGGTCAGATTGTGGTCCACAAATTGGACCTAATAACCCAAGATTTGCATTG GGAATGCAAGCTCTTTTGGATCTCGTTTTTGCAGTTGAGGGTTCTGTCTCGGATGCTGCAAAATATCTTGG GTTATCCACTGGGGCACTGTCTCGGTTAATCCTATCTGATGATTCACTTAGAAAGGAAGTAAATGATCTGCGGGCGTCAAAG GGTATGAAGCCTCTCAAGTAG
- the LOC137837765 gene encoding alkylated DNA repair protein ALKBH6 homolog isoform X2, whose product MLKNRRLQNWGGVVHEKGLLPQVLPPWLTNLTQKIYDESALFPSPMNHVLINEYQPNQGIMPHQDGPAYFPVVAILSLGSPVVMDFTPHARFKQDSQDDIDKDSDLEIGKDKWLDDHHPFTVLLMPRSLLIFKDKAYSDYLHGIQDCMLHCYNGAVNETQALKHKESDGDFFNSEDALDTIGKEEYKNISRTANRVSLTCRLVPKVHKKLFRF is encoded by the exons ATGTTGAAGAATAGAAGGCTACAGAATTGGG GTGGTGTTGTCCACGAAAAGGGCCTTCTACCTCAAGTTT TGCCTCCATGGTTAACAAATCTCACACAAAAAATATATGACGAATCCGCGCTATTCCCATCACCAATGAACCATGTTCTTATCAATGAATACCAGCCTAATCAAGGCATAATG cCACATCAAGATGGACCTGCCTATTTTCCAGTGGTAGCCATTCTATCACTTGGGTCTCCTGTTGTCATGGACTTCACTCCCCATGCAAGATTCAAACAAGATTCCCAAGATGATATTGACAAAGATTCTGATCTTGAGATTGGGAAAGATAAGTGGCTTGATGATCACCACCCTTTCACTGTTTTATTGATGCCTCGCAGTTTACTGATATTCAAGGACAAAGCATACTCAG ATTACTTACATGGTATACAAGATTGCATGCTGCATTGCTACAATGGG GCTGTAAATGAAACTCAAGCACTGAAACACAAGGAATCAGATGGAGACTTCTTTAACTCAGAGGATGCATTGGATACAATAGGAAAGGAAGAGTATAAGAATATATCAAGAACAGCCAATAGAGTTTCATTGACATGTCGATTGGTTCCCAAGGTTCACAAAAAATTGTTTAGGTTTTGA